A single Pseudomonadota bacterium DNA region contains:
- a CDS encoding YbhB/YbcL family Raf kinase inhibitor-like protein, translated as MVRKLILTFMFTVMIASISFAQDFMLSSPQLESGKNLAIEQVLLGFGCTGKNISPVLNWKGAPADTKSFAVTVYDPDAPTGSGWWHWVIFNIPATVDNLKENAGDPASNLVPAGSIQSITDYGKPGYGGACPPAGDKPHRYYFTVFAVDIEKLPLDANASGAMVGFYLNQHALAKATLTVYYSR; from the coding sequence ATGGTAAGAAAACTGATTTTGACATTTATGTTTACTGTCATGATTGCAAGTATTTCTTTTGCTCAGGATTTTATGTTAAGCAGCCCTCAGCTTGAGTCCGGTAAAAATCTTGCTATAGAACAGGTGCTTTTAGGTTTTGGTTGTACCGGAAAAAATATTTCACCTGTATTAAACTGGAAAGGCGCTCCGGCTGATACAAAAAGTTTTGCAGTAACAGTATATGATCCTGATGCCCCTACAGGAAGCGGTTGGTGGCACTGGGTTATTTTTAATATACCTGCGACAGTTGATAATCTTAAGGAAAACGCCGGAGATCCGGCATCAAACTTGGTTCCTGCCGGTAGCATACAAAGTATTACAGACTACGGCAAGCCAGGATATGGAGGTGCATGCCCTCCTGCAGGCGATAAACCGCATAGATATTATTTTACCGTATTTGCGGTAGATATTGAAAAACTGCCGCTTGATGCCAATGCTTCAGGAGCAATGGTAGGCTTTTATTTAAACCAGCATGCCCTGGCAAAAGCGACGCTGACTGTTTATTATTCAAGATAA
- a CDS encoding hydrogenase iron-sulfur subunit, protein MKAQTLSESLAQKPSARIGVYICHCGLNIAQTVNCEEVAQVASELDNVILSKDLGYACSEPGQHEIKKDIIEHGLDRIVIGSCSPRLHEPTFRQMMHDAGLNPFLLEMANLREQCSWVHMKEPDAATNKAIDLVKMSVSRVRGLFPLYEETLPLTKRTLIIGGGIAGIQAALDLADNGYDVVLVEKKPSIGGTMAQLDKTFPTMDCSIUILGPKMTDAGRHPRIKLLTMSEVVDVKGYVGNFDVKILKRARYVDEKECTACGDCVKVCPVVRPDEFNMGLSSRKAIYSPFPQAVPSAYAINVNECLGHNPAVCSKCVDACEKKCINFHMSDEELTESVGSIIVATGLEPYDPTELDEYGYTRFENVVTSLELERIINAGGPAKGELISPKNKKLPKSIGFIQCVGSRSARKGSSYCSNICCMNTIKSTLAIKEHYPDIDIKVFYIDIRAFGKGFEDLYIRSRRLGVQYLRGLPGTVEERPDGGLHVAVENTASGKLEFHDLDMLVLAVGIQPARSTQKIQEMLGLQLSPDGFFLEAHPKLLPVDAATRGVFYAGCAESPKDIKESVTQASAAAARAIRLMHKGTITTEPITSEIIEEHCKACGKCAQVCPYNAITVDIKKKTPAVVNSAACAGCGTCAAECTFGAIIMNHFTDEQITSQIDVMLDLKPQEKILTFACNWCSYAGADYAGVSRLQYPPNSRLIRTMCSGRVDEKFIWRGFEQGAPIILVSGCHIGDCHYIDANHWTVKRVEKVHKKMEKIGIRKERLQLEWISAAEGIRFADIMKKMETLRRSVSQEEIEKTIEILKNKNKDD, encoded by the coding sequence ATGAAAGCACAAACTCTTTCAGAATCATTGGCCCAAAAACCTTCGGCGCGTATTGGAGTTTATATCTGCCACTGCGGTTTAAATATCGCACAGACAGTTAACTGCGAAGAGGTAGCTCAAGTTGCTTCAGAGCTTGATAATGTTATTTTATCAAAAGATCTGGGCTATGCATGCTCGGAACCGGGCCAGCATGAAATTAAAAAAGACATCATCGAACATGGCCTTGACCGTATTGTTATCGGCTCTTGCTCACCAAGACTCCATGAGCCTACGTTTCGCCAGATGATGCATGATGCCGGGCTGAACCCCTTTCTTCTGGAAATGGCCAATCTCCGCGAACAATGCAGCTGGGTTCATATGAAAGAACCTGATGCAGCTACAAACAAGGCCATAGACCTTGTCAAAATGTCGGTTTCCCGTGTCCGCGGACTTTTTCCTTTGTATGAAGAAACATTGCCTCTTACAAAGCGCACCCTGATTATAGGAGGAGGCATCGCCGGTATTCAGGCAGCGCTTGATCTGGCTGATAATGGATACGATGTTGTGCTTGTTGAAAAAAAGCCGTCTATCGGCGGCACAATGGCTCAACTTGACAAGACGTTTCCCACAATGGACTGTTCCATCTGAATCCTCGGTCCCAAGATGACGGATGCCGGTCGGCATCCACGCATAAAACTTCTTACTATGAGTGAAGTTGTCGATGTTAAAGGCTATGTCGGAAACTTTGATGTAAAAATCTTAAAACGCGCCCGCTATGTAGATGAAAAAGAATGCACAGCCTGCGGAGATTGCGTAAAAGTCTGCCCGGTAGTGCGCCCGGATGAATTCAATATGGGCTTGTCTTCACGAAAAGCTATCTATTCTCCTTTTCCACAGGCAGTTCCTTCAGCGTATGCAATTAATGTAAATGAATGCCTGGGCCATAATCCTGCGGTTTGTTCCAAATGTGTTGATGCATGCGAAAAGAAATGCATCAATTTTCATATGTCAGATGAGGAACTTACCGAAAGTGTAGGCTCCATTATTGTCGCTACAGGGCTTGAGCCCTATGATCCCACGGAACTTGACGAATACGGATACACACGGTTTGAAAACGTAGTCACCAGTCTTGAGCTTGAACGCATAATAAATGCAGGCGGCCCTGCCAAGGGAGAGCTTATAAGCCCCAAAAACAAAAAACTCCCGAAATCCATAGGATTCATTCAGTGTGTTGGATCACGTTCCGCACGAAAAGGAAGCAGCTATTGTTCAAATATCTGCTGCATGAATACTATTAAAAGCACACTGGCAATTAAAGAACATTATCCTGATATTGATATAAAAGTATTTTACATTGATATACGCGCTTTCGGGAAAGGATTTGAAGATTTATATATAAGAAGCCGAAGGCTTGGTGTTCAGTACCTAAGAGGTCTGCCAGGCACTGTTGAAGAACGCCCCGATGGCGGCTTACATGTTGCAGTTGAAAACACGGCAAGCGGAAAACTGGAATTTCATGATCTGGATATGCTTGTACTGGCAGTGGGCATACAGCCCGCCAGAAGCACTCAGAAAATTCAGGAAATGCTCGGTCTTCAGTTATCACCCGATGGTTTTTTCCTGGAAGCGCATCCCAAGCTTTTGCCGGTAGATGCCGCCACACGCGGAGTTTTTTATGCTGGATGCGCCGAATCGCCTAAAGACATAAAGGAATCCGTAACCCAGGCTTCTGCCGCTGCAGCACGGGCAATACGACTTATGCATAAAGGCACCATAACCACGGAACCAATAACATCTGAGATAATAGAAGAACATTGTAAAGCCTGCGGGAAATGCGCACAAGTATGCCCTTATAATGCCATTACTGTCGATATAAAGAAAAAGACCCCGGCGGTTGTAAATTCAGCAGCCTGCGCCGGGTGCGGCACATGCGCGGCCGAATGTACTTTCGGGGCAATCATTATGAACCATTTTACCGATGAGCAGATTACAAGCCAAATCGATGTAATGCTTGATCTAAAACCCCAAGAAAAAATTCTTACTTTCGCCTGCAACTGGTGTTCTTATGCAGGTGCGGACTACGCAGGCGTTTCGCGCCTTCAGTATCCGCCTAACAGCCGACTTATTCGCACAATGTGTTCGGGAAGAGTTGATGAGAAATTTATATGGAGGGGATTTGAACAAGGAGCGCCTATTATATTGGTAAGCGGATGCCATATAGGAGACTGTCACTATATAGACGCTAATCACTGGACAGTTAAACGGGTTGAAAAAGTCCACAAAAAAATGGAAAAAATCGGCATAAGAAAAGAACGCCTTCAGCTTGAATGGATCAGCGCTGCAGAAGGCATTCGCTTTGCCGATATTATGAAAAAAATGGAAACACTAAGACGCAGTGTTTCTCAGGAAGAAATTGAAAAAACCATAGAAATATTGAAGAATAAAAACAAGGATGATTAA
- a CDS encoding hydrogenase iron-sulfur subunit produces MDNFKIILFLCNWGPHVAFQDLQDKRADIPAEIKMVRIPCIGRISKSLLFKPFEMGADGVLLIGCSPGSCRYGSGTDIALRNTEDTRQILELIGLNKQRLQLNTFLPDEPEELLQFLKNFCEEIKAIGPSPVTSDKEDFKTDHASLAEIISAHDIYACQDCGKCTSSCPLTLSGKPFSPRAIASSIIAGNIESESVREGVWSCLTCGLCYDRCPSAVNFPDFIKDLRIFLKHKDIKGHESHGGFFQSLMRTMTSPAVNTKRWENLPEDIRIDPKSTTLFFGGCAPYFDKFFKNSLGVNVLNINMDSIRLLNFFDIVPSVLPNERCCGHDLLWTGDIDNFKSLGKLNVDAINNLGIEQVITSCPECYRTLSYDYPKNGIDIPFKVTHMYDFLETEISKGAVDFKETGKKITFQDSCRLSRFADHADLPRKLLQRLKPDSFTEMHETGTAAICCGNTGWTGCDSHSKALQVKRLRQARATGSNLLITSCPKCQIHLKCAMQDPFCGDELSMEAMDLTNIIAKTIYWK; encoded by the coding sequence ATGGATAACTTTAAAATAATACTTTTTTTATGTAACTGGGGTCCTCATGTGGCATTTCAGGATCTACAGGATAAAAGGGCGGATATCCCGGCGGAAATTAAAATGGTCAGGATTCCATGCATCGGAAGAATCAGCAAATCACTGCTGTTTAAACCTTTTGAAATGGGAGCAGACGGCGTATTGCTGATAGGATGCAGCCCAGGTTCCTGCAGGTACGGAAGTGGAACGGACATAGCCTTACGAAACACGGAAGATACAAGACAAATCCTTGAGCTTATAGGTTTGAATAAACAACGTCTTCAGTTAAATACATTTTTACCTGACGAACCTGAGGAATTGCTGCAATTTCTTAAAAATTTCTGTGAAGAAATCAAAGCTATAGGCCCCAGCCCGGTAACTTCCGATAAAGAAGATTTCAAAACGGATCATGCCTCCCTTGCCGAAATTATTTCAGCTCATGATATTTACGCCTGTCAGGATTGCGGGAAATGCACATCCTCCTGCCCGCTTACATTATCGGGAAAACCTTTTTCTCCGCGTGCTATTGCGAGCTCAATCATTGCAGGAAATATCGAATCCGAATCCGTACGGGAAGGGGTCTGGTCATGTCTTACTTGCGGCCTTTGTTACGACAGATGCCCATCGGCAGTCAATTTCCCTGATTTTATTAAAGACCTTCGCATATTTTTAAAACATAAAGATATAAAGGGACATGAATCACACGGCGGTTTTTTTCAATCTTTGATGCGCACAATGACTTCACCGGCAGTAAATACCAAAAGATGGGAAAATCTTCCGGAAGATATCCGGATAGACCCCAAAAGTACTACTCTTTTTTTTGGCGGTTGTGCACCTTATTTTGATAAGTTTTTCAAAAACAGTCTTGGCGTCAATGTCTTAAATATCAATATGGATAGCATTCGTCTTTTGAATTTCTTTGATATAGTACCTTCAGTGTTACCAAACGAGAGATGCTGCGGCCATGATCTTTTATGGACAGGAGATATAGATAATTTCAAATCCCTCGGCAAGTTAAATGTTGACGCTATTAATAATCTTGGCATTGAACAAGTAATAACAAGCTGCCCTGAATGCTATCGCACTTTATCTTACGACTATCCCAAAAATGGAATTGATATACCTTTCAAAGTAACGCACATGTATGATTTTCTTGAAACGGAAATCAGCAAAGGAGCCGTTGATTTCAAGGAAACAGGCAAAAAAATAACATTTCAGGATTCATGCCGTTTAAGCAGGTTTGCAGATCATGCGGATCTTCCCAGAAAACTTTTACAACGTCTTAAGCCAGATAGCTTCACTGAAATGCATGAAACGGGAACTGCCGCCATATGCTGCGGCAATACCGGCTGGACAGGCTGTGATTCGCACAGTAAAGCTCTTCAGGTAAAAAGGTTGAGGCAGGCCAGGGCAACCGGCAGCAACCTGCTTATAACATCATGTCCTAAATGCCAGATTCACCTCAAATGTGCAATGCAAGACCCTTTTTGCGGTGATGAACTGAGCATGGAGGCCATGGATCTGACCAACATTATTGCCAAAACTATTTACTGGAAGTAA